One stretch of Arachis hypogaea cultivar Tifrunner chromosome 20, arahy.Tifrunner.gnm2.J5K5, whole genome shotgun sequence DNA includes these proteins:
- the LOC112784855 gene encoding basic form of pathogenesis-related protein 1, which yields MNVNVILLALIFFFFMWTICFAQNTPEDFLSVHNEAREEVGVGPLSWNHTLEAYAQRYANERIPDCNLEHSMGPYGENIAEGYGDMKGSDAVKFWLTEKPNYDYHSNSCVNDECLHYTQIVWRDSVHVGCARAKCNNHWEFVICSYDPPGNIEGQRPY from the coding sequence ATGAATGTGAATGTTATCTTATTAGcccttatttttttcttcttcatgtgGACAATATGTTTTGCCCAAAATACCCCTGAAGACTTCCTTTCAGTTCACAATGAGGCTCGTGAAGAGGTTGGTGTGGGtccactctcatggaaccacaCACTTGAAGCCTACGCTCAGCGCTACGCCAACGAGAGGATCCCGGACTGCAACCTGGAACACTCCATGGGGCCTTACGGCGAGAACATCGCCGAAGGCTACGGCGACATGAAGGGCTCTGACGCCGTGAAGTTTTGGTTGACGGAGAAGCCAAATTATGACTACCACTCAAACTCATGCGTTAACGATGAGTGCCTGCATTACACTCAGATAGTGTGGCGTGATTCGGTTCATGTTGGGTGCGCAAGAGCTAAGTGTAACAACCATTGGGAGTTCGTTATCTGCAGCTATGACCCACCCGGCAACATTGAAGGCCAACGTCCCTATTGA
- the LOC112785349 gene encoding uncharacterized protein — translation MQELPHRMQDLERRLADWEHDQHTPEQSHSRSHSRSHSRRKASPQAESESAGERGRARRRHDPLIYTRHERWHTTDRDHEETRQEDDEGRTTRTRGPVIMGATPFHRSILEVRLPKHFDKPTDMRYDGTQDPLEHLMAFESKMNLEGVGDEVTCRAFPVTLAGPAIRWFNNLPQGSVTSFADISHTFLSQFTTRITKAKHPINLLGVAQRPGEPTRRYLDRFNDECLEIDGLTDSVASLCLTNGLLNEDFRKHLTMKPVRTMQEIQCVAKEYINDEEVSQVVAANKRQSSYNQDRHRGNREGQKEHARDGGPSKAPRPFPRVGKFTNYTPLTTPIMEVYQQIAEKGILSKPRPLKERTGGNRSLYCDYHKGYGHKTHDCFDLKDALEQAIRDGKLAEFSHLIREPRRRNRDQDSEDRTRAAKRRQEPEGDDQGLTIVNVVTARNAAPRSRSVHRKDAKVLAVSSFSARSTRKHPPISFGPEDQWFDDVGESPPMVITARVGTGLIKRILVDTGADSNIMFRNVFDALGLRDANLQTHQHGVVGLGDHFIKLDGIITLPTSLGQGQGRRTIMAEFVILRDSTPTTSS, via the coding sequence ATGCAGGAACTACCCCATAGGATGCAAGACTTGGAACGCCGGCTAGCAGACTGGGAACATGACCAGCACACCCCAGAGCAAAGCCACTCTCGTTCTCACTCAAGGAGCCATTCCAGACGCAAAGCCAGCCCTCAGGCTGAATCCGAGAGCGCCGGGGAAAGAGGACGCGCGAGAAGACGCCACGACCCCCTCATCTACACCAGGCACGAAAGGTGGCATACCACGGATCGCGACCACGAGGAGACTCGTCAGGAGGACGACGAAGGGAGAACAACGAGAACGCGGGGACCCGTGATAATGGGAGCGACCCCATTTCACCGTTCCATCCTCGAGGTCCGGCTGCCAAAACActttgacaagccaacggacatgaggtatgacgGAACGCAAGACCCGCTGGAACACCTCATGGCCTTTGAGTCCAAGATGAACTTAGAGGGAGTGGGAGACGAGGTAACGTGCCGCGCTTTCCCGGTCACCCTGGCGGGACCTGCGATACGGTGGTTCAACAACCTCCCGCAGGGCTCAGTGACCAGTTTTGCGGACATTAGCCACACCTTCCTATCCCAATTCACGACTAGAATTACAAAAGCAAAACACCCAATCAACCTGCTTGGAGTGGCCCAGCGGCCCGGAGAGCCGACCAGGAGATACCTAGACCGATTCAACGACGAGTGCCTGGAAATAGACGGGCTGACGGACTCAGTTGCAAGCTTGTGCCTAACAAACGGGCTCCTGAACGAGGACTTCAGAAAGCACCTCACCATGAAGCCGGTGCGGACCATGCAGGAGATCCAATGTGTAGCCAAGGAGTACATCAACGACGAAGAAGTTAGCCAAGTCGTGGCCGCCAACAAACGGCAGTCCTCTTACAACCAAGACCGGCACCGCGGGAACAGAGAAGGACAAAAGGAACACGCCAGGGATGGCGGTCCGAGCAAGGCACCCAGACCGTTTCCTCGTGTCGGGAAGTTCACCAATTACACTCCCCTTACCACAccaatcatggaagtttatcaaCAAATCGCCGAAAAGGGAATCttgtcgaagccccgaccactaAAGGAACGAACAGGGGGAAACCGAAGCCTCTACTGTGACTATCACAAGGGCTATGGGCACAAGACACATGATTGCTTCGACCTAAAGGACGCATTAGAACAAGCGATTAGGGATGGAAAGCTAGCTGAATTCTCCCACCTCATTAGAGAACCGAGACGACGGAATCGTGACCAGGACAGCGAAGACAGGACTCGGGCAGCAAAGCGACGCCAAGAACCGGAGGGCGACGACCAAGGCCTCACCATAGTGAACGTGGTAACGGCTAGGAATGCGGCACCTAGATCAAGGTCGGTGCATAGGAAAGACGCCAAAGTTCTGGCGGTCTCCTCGTTCTCTGCACGAAGCACGAGGAAGCACCCACCCATTTCATTCGGCCCGGAGGATCAATGGTTCGACGACGTCGGAGAAAGCCCTCCCATGGTCATAACGGCCAGAGTAGGAACCGGTCTCATCAAGCGAATCCTTGTAGATACGGGGGcagactcgaacatcatgttccgcaatGTGTTCGACGCTTTAGGCCTAAGGGACGCCAACCTACAGACTCACCAGCACGGCGTCGTAGGGCtcggcgaccacttcatcaagctgGATGGCATAATCACCCTGCCGACCTCATTGGGACAAGGCCAAGGGAGAAGGACGATAATGGCTGAGTTCGTGATCCTACGAGACTCCAcgcctacaacatcatcctag